In a single window of the Perca flavescens isolate YP-PL-M2 chromosome 18, PFLA_1.0, whole genome shotgun sequence genome:
- the arf6a gene encoding ADP-ribosylation factor 6a, giving the protein MGKMLSKIFGNKEMRILMLGLDAAGKTTILYKLKLGQSVTTIPTVGFNVETVTYKNVKFNVWDVGGQDKIRPLWRHYYTGTQGLIFVVDCADRDRIDEAKQELHRIINDREMRDAIILIFANKQDLPDAMKPHEIQEKLGLTRIRDRNWYVQPSCATSGDGLYEGLTWLTSNYKS; this is encoded by the coding sequence ATGGGGAAAATGCTCTCAAAGATCTTTGGCAACAAGGAGATGAGAATATTGATGCTTGGACTTGATGCTGCTGGTAAAACTACCATCCTGTACAAGCTGAAGCTGGGCCAGTCGGTCACCACCATCCCCACTGTTGGCTTCAACGTGGAGACCGTCACCTATAAGAATGTGAAGTTCAACGTGTGGGATGTTGGGGGACAGGACAAGATCAGGCCACTTTGGAGACATTACTACACCGGCACCCAGGGCCTGATTTTCGTGGTGGACTGTGCCGACAGGGACAGGATCGACGAGGCGAAGCAGGAGCTCCACCGAATCATCAATGACCGGGAGATGAGGGACGCCATCATCCTGATCTTCGCCAACAAACAGGACCTCCCAGATGCCATGAAACCCCACGAGATCCAGGAGAAGCTAGGCCTGACCCGGATCAGAGATAGGAATTGGTACGTTCAGCCCTCGTGTGCGACATCAGGGGATGGACTATACGAGGGCCTGACCTGGCTTACCTCAAATTACAAATCTTAA